From Parambassis ranga chromosome 9, fParRan2.1, whole genome shotgun sequence, the proteins below share one genomic window:
- the LOC114441337 gene encoding nuclear factor 7, brain-like produces MAERALVENYLSCFVCSETLKDPVTLSCSHSFCSSCLQKFWEQTKNKHCPICKRRSSKEDPCINISLKELADSFAQRKTLTEDEGEKQEEKKKEDVVCDEHSEVPYWFCEDEQRAVCPVCEFSLHQTHKVVPVEQAVRDLKEQLRSDLKSLQDKRDKYKQVEDTYNEMSQHVKKQLLSTETQIRAEFNKLHQFLKEEEESRLAALREEEEQKGETLSREMKRIQQQMSSLSDSISAVEEELQKQQVSFLSSYKDTQSRARAQSSLSDPQLVSGALIDVAKHLGNLSFRVWEKMKDKVHFSPVILDPNTASRRLYLSDDLTSVRRGDTEQKLPDNPERHTKYSNVLGSEGFSSGKHSWEVEVGDHPRWVVGLAKESVDKDSKIVSPEYGIWCLGHRDGEYIDGASKTVTVQKSLQRIRVQLDHDRGEVSFYNSEDMTHICTYRDTFTEKLLPCFNIGKSAGSTTTDIKVCQSEIRLLTSE; encoded by the coding sequence ATGGCTGAGAGAGCTCTTGTTGAAAACTACCTGAGCTGCtttgtgtgctcagagactttAAAAGATcctgtgactctgagctgcagccacagcttctgttcaagctgcctgcagaaattctgggaacaaactaaaaacaaacactgtcccATCTGTAAAAGAAGATCATCAAAGGAAGATCCATGTATTaatatttcactgaaagagCTGGCTGACTCCTTTGCTCAGAGGAAGACTTTAACTGAGGACGAAGgagaaaagcaggaagagaagaagaaggaggacgtGGTCTGTGATGAACACTCAGAGGTACCTTACTGGttctgtgaggacgagcagagagctgtgtgtcctgtctgtgagttttctctgcaccagactcacaaagtggttcctgtagaacaagcagtcagagacctgaaggagcagctgagatctgacttaaagtctctgcaggacaagagggacaaatacaaacaagtggaggacacatacaatgaaatgtctcaacacgtcaagaagcagctgttgtccacagagacgcagatcagagcagagttcaacaagctccaccagttcctgaaagaggaagaggagtccagactggcagctctgagggaggaagaggagcagaagggggagactctgagcagagagatgaagaggattcagcagcagatgtcctctctgtcagacagcatctctgctgttgaagaagagctgcagaaacagcaggtgtcattcctcagcagttataaagacactcagagcagagccagagcccagagctcactgtcagatccacagctggtctcaggagcactgatagatgtggccaaacacctgggcaacctgtccttcagagtctgggagaagatgaaggacaaggtccacttcagtcctgtcattctggacccaaacactgcaAGCAGAAGACTCTATCTGTCTGATGATCTGACCAGTGTGAGACgtggagacacagagcagaaacttcctgataatccagagagacACACTAAATATTCTAATGTTTTAGGCTCTGAGGGCTTCAGCtcagggaaacacagctgggaggtggaggtgggagatcatccTCGCTGGGTTGTGGGTTTAGCTAAAGAGTCAGTTGACAAGGACTCAAAGATTGTTTCACCAGAATATGGAATCTGGTGTTTGGGGCATCGTGATGGAGAATACATTGATGGTGCTAGTaagactgtcacagttcagaagagtctccagaggatcagagtccagctggaccatgacaggggggaggtgtccttctacaactctgaagacatgactcacatctgcacttacagagacactttcactgagaaactcCTCCCGTGTTTTAATATTGGAAAGTCTGCTGGTTCAACAACCACTGATATCAAagtgtgtcagtctgagatCAGGTTGTTGACCTCTGAGTGA